The following DNA comes from Streptomyces sp. NBC_00690.
GCAGCAGTTGATGGTCCACGCTGAGCGGTTCGGGCATGGTCAGCCGCTGTCGGCCGAGGTCGAGTGACATCCCGCCGTCCAGTGGTGCGTTGACGATGGCCTGGAGCAGATTGATCCGTGGGGTGCCGATGAACGCGGCCACGAACACGTTGTCCGGTACGGCGTAGATGTCGCGCGGGCTCCCGACCTGCTGGAGGACCCCTCCGCGCATCACCCCGACCCTGTCCCCCAGCGACATGGCCTCGGCCTGGTCCTGGGTGACGTAGATGGTGGTGACGCCCATCTCCTTGGTGAGCTGGGCGATCTCCGCTCGCAGTCGGTTGCGCAGCTTGGCTTCCAGATTGGACAGGGGCTCGTCCATCAGGAAGACCGAGGGCTGCCGCGAGATGGCCCGCCCCATGGCGACCCGCTGCCGTTCGCCGCCGGAGAGTTGGTACGGATAGCGGTCGAGGACGTCCTCGATGCCGAGCATGCGGGCGGTGGCGTCGACGTGGGGACGGCGATCTCCGCGGGGGTCGCCCACCCGGAGGGGGAAGCCGATGTTGTCGCGGTTTGTCATGTTCGGGTAGAGGGCGAAGTTCTGAAACACCATGGCCATGGATCGATCGCCCGGGGGCAAATGGCCGGCGGGTTCTCCATCGAGGAGAAGCTCACCGTCGGTGATCGATTCCAGGCCGGCAATCATGCGGAGAACGGTCGTTTTCCCGCAGCCCGAGGGCCCCAGGAGGACGACGAATTCGCCCGGTTTGACGTCGAGACTGAATCGGTCGACGGCACGGGCAGCTCGTCCGTATCGCTTGCTGACACTCTGCAGGGTAATAGCGCGAGTCATATGTTCCGCCGGGGGATGTGGGGAGCGGCTGGGGGATTGAAAATAGTCGAATACTCCCGGGCGGGGAATGACATGGACGCAAATTGAAACAATGCTTTCGGTCCGGAGCGGCTCTCCGGGGCCTTGAGCGGGTGGAATCTTGAACGGCTTTGTATTCCCCGTGAGTTGGCTTCCGTACACCTGATCGACGCCATCGTCGCCGCCAGGAGCACGCCAAGCGTGACAAAAGCAGACGTCGCCACCTCGGGCATCTCACCAGGCGATACGACGAGGTGCCCCCTTGGACGGCTTCTCCTGGAGGGGACGGAGAGTAGTTCCCCGTGTACAGCGGAGCACGAATGCGTCAGGGGTGTGGGAACCGATGTGATCGAATCGGTTCCCACACCCCTGACGCTCTAGGGCTTCTTCCGGATCTTGCCGGGTTCTCGTGCCCGGGCCCCTATCCGCAGGGTGTCCTTAAGGGCCTTCAGCCGTCAGATGATCCCGATGGCGACGCCCGCCGCGAGCACCACGAGCGAGGTGAGCGCGGCCCATTTCACGGTGAAGCGGGTGTGGTCCCCGAACTCGACCTTGGCCATGCCGACGAGTACGTAGACCGCGGGAACCAGCGGGCTGGACATGTGGAGCGCCTGGCCGACGAGAGAGGCGCGGGCGATCTCCAGCGGGGAGACTCCATGGGCGGCACCGGCTTCCGCGAGCACCGGCAGCACACCGAAGTAGAAGCCGTCGTTCGACATGAAGTACGTGAG
Coding sequences within:
- a CDS encoding ABC transporter ATP-binding protein, translating into MTRAITLQSVSKRYGRAARAVDRFSLDVKPGEFVVLLGPSGCGKTTVLRMIAGLESITDGELLLDGEPAGHLPPGDRSMAMVFQNFALYPNMTNRDNIGFPLRVGDPRGDRRPHVDATARMLGIEDVLDRYPYQLSGGERQRVAMGRAISRQPSVFLMDEPLSNLEAKLRNRLRAEIAQLTKEMGVTTIYVTQDQAEAMSLGDRVGVMRGGVLQQVGSPRDIYAVPDNVFVAAFIGTPRINLLQAIVNAPLDGGMSLDLGRQRLTMPEPLSVDHQLLRIQQGRQIIVGLRSEATRIALPSQARPGEVPLTGTVEYTEYQGHEALLYVNIGSRSAIVPNLESPRPAVSPRRLRNSSKDNGSFLTRWKERMNTYVSGPPALLEESGPQPYGPPAGYGPHDPGRPPAPASSLVIRTSPNLWLQPGARVPLLVDLAHLYVFDHHGRRICPAPAEMLGIEG